A genome region from Lactobacillus sp. ESL0791 includes the following:
- a CDS encoding SLAP domain-containing protein: MKLNKKLIITTIAAVLALGVSVPAIEHSATSALAATSSTNTMQLAHGAYVYNKNGKRLKKYRGSRYKTHLRKGTNVQYAGTVESIDHDSKQYYLLNDDNYNQSWLPYIKVKGKYYYSIGHGGYINAANVSEINGQPLYVATATVTVYDKDYSKPYTTGTGSSKVTIQNGKKVKIDYVFSDIDGNSRENYYHIANTNDAYIGAFSVKTRLRQRLATQTKDTYIEFIKPTVAYNLQSILNPSSNSEVVTIGKDLVNAKQAIELLYIWVRQNNKAELFYRLGDTTNYDTINVGNATDNNLFYVKAEDTRYVSGPRLTPINTAEEAREDAKVATEPDKQDLQKSIIQEATVKSSDNYNNYEFFSELYDQYLKLESNKTSQIPCGL; this comes from the coding sequence ATGAAACTAAACAAGAAACTAATAATTACTACAATTGCTGCTGTATTAGCCTTAGGTGTTAGTGTACCAGCAATTGAACATTCTGCTACTTCTGCATTGGCTGCTACTTCAAGTACTAATACGATGCAGTTAGCTCATGGTGCTTATGTTTACAATAAAAATGGAAAAAGGCTTAAAAAATATCGTGGCAGCCGATATAAAACACATTTACGTAAAGGTACTAATGTGCAGTATGCAGGTACAGTTGAATCAATTGATCATGATAGTAAGCAATACTATCTTTTGAATGACGACAATTACAATCAATCATGGTTGCCTTATATAAAAGTCAAAGGTAAATATTATTACAGCATTGGTCATGGCGGCTACATTAACGCTGCTAATGTCAGTGAAATTAATGGTCAGCCGCTCTATGTAGCAACTGCTACCGTTACAGTTTACGATAAGGATTATTCAAAACCATATACTACCGGAACCGGATCTAGTAAAGTTACCATCCAAAATGGTAAAAAAGTAAAGATCGATTATGTTTTTTCAGATATAGATGGTAATAGTAGAGAAAATTATTATCATATAGCCAATACTAACGATGCCTATATTGGCGCTTTTTCAGTTAAAACCCGGCTACGACAAAGATTGGCAACCCAAACAAAGGATACTTATATCGAATTTATTAAGCCAACTGTTGCTTATAATCTCCAAAGTATTCTTAACCCAAGTAGTAATAGTGAAGTTGTTACAATCGGTAAAGATTTAGTTAATGCCAAACAAGCAATAGAATTGCTTTATATTTGGGTACGACAGAATAATAAAGCTGAATTATTTTATCGTTTAGGAGATACTACAAACTATGACACAATAAATGTGGGTAATGCTACTGACAATAATCTTTTCTATGTCAAGGCTGAGGATACTAGATATGTTTCAGGCCCACGGCTTACTCCAATTAATACAGCTGAAGAGGCAAGAGAAGACGCAAAAGTAGCCACTGAACCTGATAAACAGGACTTACAAAAATCAATTATTCAAGAAGCCACTGTTAAATCATCTGACAATTATAATAACTATGAATTCTTCAGCGAATTATATGATCAATATCTGAAACTTGAAAGCAATAAAACTAGTCAGATTCCTTGTGGGCTCTGA